The DNA region CGAGGTAAGGTCCCGCATGCATGCATTCCTGGCAGATTTTTTCAGAGGTCTCGATTGCCGGAATGTCGAGGCCGGAGGAACTGAGGATCATGTGCATGTCCTATGCTCGCTGTGCCGGACACACTCGATAGCGGAGGTCGTCGGCAAAGCGAAAGCGAATTCCTCCGCATGGGCCAAAAAACTGCAGGGAATGATGCAGAAATTCGAGTGGCAGGGGGGATACGGAGCTTTTTCAGTACACCCTTGCCAGATGGAGCATAGCAGGAGCTATATCCTCGACCAGGAACAACACCATCGTGTGCGCACCTTTCAGGAGGAGTTTATGGATTTCCTGCGCGAATACAACGTACCGTATGACGAACGCTACATCTGGACGTAACCTGTCAGAGGTTTGTTATGCAAGCCCCGGAGGGGGCGGCCGCAGTTCCAAGCCTAGGGCGCAGCCCTGGGACTGGACGCAAGTGTTGGCTGAGCCCTGCAAGGGCGGCCGCAGTCCTCAGCCCAGGGCGCAGCCCTGGGACTGGATCCAAATGTCACATGAGCCCTGTAAGGGCGACGCAGTCTTCAGCCCAGGGCGCACAGCCCTGACCCTGGACGCAAGTGTTGGCTGAGCCCTGCAAGGGCGACGCAGTCTTCAGCCCAGGGCGCAGCCCTGGGACTGAACGCAAATGTCACATGAGCCCTGCAAGGGCGGCCGCAGTTCTCAGCCCAGGGCGCAGCCCTGGGACTGAACGCAAATGTCACATGAGCCCTGTAAGGGCGACGCAGTCTTCAGCCCAGGGCGCAGCCCTGGGACTGAACGCAAATGTCACATGAGCCCTGCAAGGGCGACGCAGTCTTCAGCCCAGGGCGCACAGCCCTGACACTGGACGCAAGTGTTGGCTGAGCCCTGCAAGGGCGGCCGCAGTCTTCAGCCCAGGGCGCACAGCCCTGACACCGGACGCAAGTTGGCTAAGCCCTGTAAAGGCAGGTACTCCTGCAATCCCCAATTGCTAGGATCTTGCATCGCCCTTACAGGGCTCTTCTTGTTCGGGCCCGCCATTCCCAGGGCTCGCGCCCTGGGCTTAGCGCTGCAGCGCCCCTGGCGGGGCTGGGTGAAGGTGGTGTGGTCGCCCCCCTGGGGGCGGGGCTGGGTGAAGGTGCTGCAGCGCCCCTGGCGGGAGACTGGGTGAAGGTGCTGCGGTCGCCGCTGGCGGGGCTGGGTGAAGGTGGTGCGGGGTCGCCCCTGGCGGGGGCTGGATGTAGGTGCTGTGGTCGCCCCGGCGGGGCTGGGTAAGCGGGTGACGCCATTCAACTCGGCAATCAGTTTCCGTTGAGGCCAGCCCGGCTTTCGAGGCACACCTGCGGGCGCTCGGCATCGGACTCGCACTTCATGTGTCAATGCCGAATGAAAATTCCTCATAGTTCCGGTTGAATTTTCCCCACTCCAACCCTCACTAGAATTTCCTTTCCTCAGTGCCGGTCGGAACGGAGCCCAGCGTCGCCTTCAGGCGACGCGCTTTGGGCGGAGTGGAGATCGGGACTGACGAAACGGCGGCGGCCGCGTGCCCCTCCCGCTCCGG from Terriglobia bacterium includes:
- a CDS encoding transposase, which encodes MAQSLSKVIVHFVYSTKDRFPFLADREVRSRMHAFLADFFRGLDCRNVEAGGTEDHVHVLCSLCRTHSIAEVVGKAKANSSAWAKKLQGMMQKFEWQGGYGAFSVHPCQMEHSRSYILDQEQHHRVRTFQEEFMDFLREYNVPYDERYIWT